The following DNA comes from Anopheles coustani chromosome 2, idAnoCousDA_361_x.2, whole genome shotgun sequence.
TCGACAGGAAGATTTATGAGGGAGACGCCATGAGACAACAGACGGTCGGGTTGGCACCAATCCGGTAACACCACACCGTTGGACTAGTTCGTTATCTgtcttctttaaaaaatacacgACAAGGTAAAGATTGACCTACTCCTAGCTTGAGAAAGGCGCCGGAAGCCTCTGGAGCCGCTGGAGTGTGTTCTACCTGGACGGGAGCGCGAGACCAGCTGACCAGACGGAGTGTACTCCGGCGGTGTTACCGGCGGTAGGAACCAATGGGGGCTAGTCTTGGGACGAAATCGTGTCCCCTAGTTCAAACAAACGACACACTTGGCAAATTAGTTTTCCGTCTTATCAGCTCTCTTCAACCATTGAGGCAGGTGTCTCTGCCTACGGTGCGGGGCGAGAGACACTCGAAGGTGGCGGAGGGAAGGCAAGATCTTACAAAAGCTCATGCTAAAAATCGTGAAGTACACTACAACGACACTGTTCCACATACGCCAACGAAGAACCGCGCACTGCTAGCGATGGCGGTGAGCGATCTCGTGAGGTACTTTCGCTTCCACTCGAGTAGAATGGATTTGACGATGACACGCTTGTCGGAGGAAGATCCACGTTTCTTCTGGAGTGTACTCTGGATAGGTTTTTCTCTTTGTTCTACGTTGTGATACATTTCGTAATCCATTGATTTGACCACTATCACTTCTATGTCAGTTTGATTTCCCAAGGTAAGATTCTGATTCAATGATGAACTCTCATGTTGAGTAATATAATAGAACCCAGAGGCGCAATATTGAATATTGAATAATGAAAAGTTAAGAACCTATCAGCAATTGGATCACGACTCCATCGTAAATGTTCCATGTTGTAAAACTTAAATCGAATACACAATCAATGTCAACTGCTTACCTGAGCCTTTTAGTTAAACAGTACACTCGCTAAAGCAGAACTTGGTCCACAAAACTATTGCATCCTGAGCAGCAGGATGAACAGATGAGGTTTTAAAAATGGCCCTTGCGCGGACAGGTGCAAAAACGGGAAACCACTCGAACTCTCGGTTTCGGGACGAAACCGTCCCGTAGAACGATACGTGCGCGACTGAACGAGGCCAGCTTAGCCGTATGTCATTACCTTCGCTGGCCAAGAACTCAAAAGCCTAATCAAACAAGCCACTGCAGGGGCGGGTCGGTCCGGCGGGCTGTCGGTGCCACGCGAGGCGTCTTACGCTGACGTCGCGTCGTCACAACACCTTCTTCGGACCGATGGTGGAATCAGTTTTTCGTATTATCATTTTAATTAAGTGGCAACCGTTGTCATTGACACACACTTCTTCCAGGTTTAGCCTCGCATGAATCGTCCTGGGGATAAAATGAGCCGAAACGACACTCCGCTGCTATGCTCCTATATGCCGAATAGGGTCCAATATTCTTGGGGCCAGTTTTTGGGGTGTAAAGATGAGTTTTAGAATGAAAGATAGGGAAGTGCTGTAGAGGGAACTACGATCGAGCGGAGGTGGCGTTATCAGGGAAATGAACAAATTGTGGGTGATAAACAGCTATCTGGCGACACGAGATGAGGCtgatataaaaattaaaaaaacttgTGTAGATCAGCAGCCATCAGATTGTACGTTCTCGAGGTTTGCCGAGGAGGGGGTAGCGATACGGCGAGGGGGATGGCCACTGGAATTTTATATAATTATTACGCCCAATAAGATATACGTCACTGGCGTGTGATTTCATCCAAAATTGCACAATAAACTGTGGTAAGTTTAAGTTTGAAGACAACAGGTGATAAGAATAAAACGAGTTATTCGAATGTAGACACGCTCTCAAACACTTTCAATTATAACTACTAgataaactatttttaaagtaatttcaaacattgaACCTATTCCGCAATAACCTTAAGAAAAAAACTCTCAACTCTcccaaataaataacaaatgtaGTACGATAGAAATCCGCAAAAAGGTTATGGCAACGgtgaaattcaaataaaaatcgcTCGTCTCGCTGAAAACCCCTACTTTTGAGTTGATggaatcaaattcaaatataaaaaacatgTTCTTGTAACCTGCGTTGTGCCTATCTTTTTAACTAATCCCTGTCACAATTGTTGTTTAATTGTGCTAAAACATAATTCACCCATTTTCCACAAAAGCATATTTTGGGACAAATGCATGCAAGATGTTTATTTTCTGAAGTATCTCAAATTACAGTTTGCCAGCCCCTGCTTCCGAAAACTCAACAAGCGCACTCTAGTAGTCACTTTTCTAACTAACAGGACATATTTAAAGCAATTCAAATAAATACCGTTTCCAGTGTTGAAATCTTTCAGATTTTACgttaaattttaacgaattaagAAATTTgcaaattacaaaaaatctTACCAAATTTTTAATCGTTACACTTTACTTAAATTACCATTTTTAGCTCGTGATATTTAGCGGTAGAAATAAATACTACATTAACAGATGTTTTCATGGTACAACACACGTATTACTACCCTCTCTTTTACACTTTGTTTTATCTAGTAAAACAAGACGTAAAATTACACATTACTTACTGTTATGtacatttataatattttgtatgtttgtcCTTTAGAGGTGTCGTTCACCCAGCGATTCGCACCAACCTGCAGCTCTTCAGCGACGATGCACTCTCTCTTTGACACTGatccgtttttgttttaacctAGATTATGCGCGATTGGATGCGGTGTGTAGCATCACTCTGAATCAGGACTTTAATTGATGGATTTCACGAGCCATCCGGGACGTTAGCATCCTGGCTGAAGATTTTGAGATCGTTTCTTGCCTCGGTGCGTAAACGATCCGGATGtgtgttcgtttgtttctttgtttgtttgttggggGTGAGCAATAAGGGATGATTGTGTATGTTTCGGATGTACCGCTGCTATGGGCACATTTGCACATTCGTTTACTTATGATTAAAGTTATCTAAACCATCGAAAAAAAGCAGTCACGAAAGACATGGGGTTTCTCGGGGGGGTACATAGGGAAGAACACCACACATCTTATTTAGCTTAATGAAGCGGTTATATGATTTTGAGGGTTCATTAACCCAAAAATCATATCGAACAATGTCCATTCTATTACAATAGGAATAAAAAGAAGATTCCTCATAGAACTTGTTTGGTACAATCAAGAACGAACGTATATCGTTTTATAAGGCGAAAACTAGTTTACCATGTTGGGGTTtggtaaaagaaaatgaatcatGTATATTCAAAGGGCTTCTCCAATGGTTAACCAACAAAATTAGTTGTTAATATTggatgaaagcaaatagttGTAATTCCACTTTTTTGCAACATTCCGATGTCCGCTTTTTATCAGTACGTCTAGTTAAAACCAAGTGTTCCATATGTGGTTTAGTAATTGTAGAAGTAGTAGGTGGAAATCGCCGGGAATATTAGGGCCATTGCGACACAAATGATGATAATTTTTCCCTAGTGATTCTTCCCGGAAGCTGTATGAAACCAGGGAGCCCAGCATCGTTCCACAATCTAGCAAAATTTCCAGCGGTGGCCACACTCATTGCACATGACGAACGTGGTCATCGGTTCATCAGCGCTTCGCGTCTGCAGCTGGTTGTAAGTGCAGTTGCGCTTCTTGCACTTACCGCACTTGAGCAGATCCGTCTTGGTACCCTGCACCATGGCGAGCTGCGCGTCGTTGATCGCCTCCTTCACGAACCGATCACGCAAATGCTTCATCTCGTCGCTCGCCATCTCCTCCGAGGTCATCTTGGCCAGCCGTTGGGCCGTGATAGCCCCGCTGACAAAGTTCGCCCGCAGGCTAGGATTCTTCGGATCCTTCAGGTTGGCAACGCGCGACCGGACACGGTTTTTGTACCGCATGTCGGTGTTTTTGAACTCGACAAAGATTGCCTCCTCCAGCTCCTCGCCCAGCTCCTCCGGTGTCTGGCAGCCCTCGGGCGGCTCCCCGTCAACGCGCAGCGCGTTCGCCAGCATCTCCCGACACTTCAATCGGACAGCATCGGTCGTGTTGCTCGACTGCATCGACATGCTGCTGGCGGGTGGAGCTTTcgatttgctttctttctcccGATCGGAGTCCTTCTTGTTGCCGGCTCCTCCACCGCCTCCGCTGGCATTTTTCTCGCCCATAACGCCACCATCACGACCGCCGCTGCCCGCGTTGCTACCGTCGGACGATTTACTGCTCGACTTGCTGGAGGATTTACTGGACGATTTCGAATCCTTCGATCCGTCCTTCGAAGGAGGAGTCCCGGCAAGGAAACGTTTCCAGCTTTTGATGAGCGATTTGGCCAGGCTAATCACCTCATCGTCTTTACTGCACTTGCGCAGCTCGTTCACTGTCATGCCGATGCGCGTCTTGGTCAGAATGTCCAGATCGATGTTCAGTCGTTGCAGCTCCCGGAGAAGATCGAGTGCTTGCTCTTGACCCTAAAAGAATAAGTAAAacattcgtttcattttgtaCATCGGAAAACCCCGTATCCACTTATTTAactaattcaaaacaaatcaagtTGATTTGGAAACCCACGAGACATTTGTAGCATGCTGTgcacatttgtttgttttgttttgcatgctCCGTCAAACCGGTCGTAGCCAGCGACTGGGTATGTCATGGACTGGCGCGCTTTTTCCATGCGCCACGATATGTCTCAAGAAGGCATGATTTCAAAGCAAAAATTACACTTTATTCTTTACGCATCTCAGCATCACTTTGCGGAAGTGATCTGCGCACGCACCGGCCAAAGGctgtttttctcattttcttttcactcaGCAGTTCGTGCAAAACAcctctctcacacacatacgctaAACAGCACCAACATGCTGCCTTTCCACCAGAAGTACCGCCGCAATATACCTATTTGACAAAGGTTACGCAAATCTGCCACAATCTTCAAGCATCAAACGAACGACGCCCAAAAGCATAAATATAGGGGGAGTCTTgttttggaggaaaaacatgACTAAAGGAAAAGCGCTGGTAAAATATTGACAACGGGGGGAACGACAATGAATGcgcgaatgtttgttttttcttccacaatGTAGCTTCAGGTGTGCATACGGGACTTATGGGACGTAAAAAggggcaaataaaaacatcttCCTTCGTTTTGCCATGCGATGCGGAACGAACTGGGGAAAAGCAGTAGGATACTCCGCAACGGAAGCGGaccaataaaaacacaaacaaaacacgaacGGTTAGAAGACGACGCCGGTAGTATCGCCCCGGACTATCTTCGATCATCtcgggtggaagaaaaacatttcgcACCGTCCGCAACTACCGGGCGGGAAATGAGATGCAAGCATCATCAACATAATTACGGTTTTCATCGCTCAGCGAGTAATAACGCACGCTTTTGCTCCCGAGGGTCCCGAGGGCCTTTGCCTAGCTTCTGCTTACTAGCGGGCGTTATCGTTTACCCCTCGGTAGCTacgcacattttttttcagcacaaacagaagaaataaaaaccatcacACCCGGTCTTACCGATCCATCCGAGAGCGAGGTCATTTTCCCGAGCTTTTTCTGGATTCTAAACACCTCCTCCTCGACGTTCATCTTTGCTGGTTTCGGCCGGGATGGCTTT
Coding sequences within:
- the LOC131267175 gene encoding transcription elongation factor S-II isoform X3; protein product: MNVEEEVFRIQKKLGKMTSLSDGSGQEQALDLLRELQRLNIDLDILTKTRIGMTVNELRKCSKDDEVISLAKSLIKSWKRFLAGTPPSKDGSKDSKSSSKSSSKSSSKSSDAGNKKDSDREKESKSKAPPASSMSMQSSNTTDAVRLKCREMLANALRVDGEPPEGCQTPEELGEELEEAIFVEFKNTDMRYKNRVRSRVANLKDPKNPSLRANFVSGAITAQRLAKMTSEEMASDEMKHLRDRFVKEAINDAQLAMVQGTKTDLLKCGKCKKRNCTYNQLQTRSADEPMTTFVMCNECGHRWKFC
- the LOC131267175 gene encoding transcription elongation factor S-II isoform X5 is translated as MNVEEEVFRIQKKLGKMTSLSDGSGQEQALDLLRELQRLNIDLDILTKTRIGMTVNELRKCSKDDEVISLAKSLIKSWKRFLAGTPPSKDGSKDSKSSRAGNKKDSDREKESKSKAPPASSMSMQSSNTTDAVRLKCREMLANALRVDGEPPEGCQTPEELGEELEEAIFVEFKNTDMRYKNRVRSRVANLKDPKNPSLRANFVSGAITAQRLAKMTSEEMASDEMKHLRDRFVKEAINDAQLAMVQGTKTDLLKCGKCKKRNCTYNQLQTRSADEPMTTFVMCNECGHRWKFC
- the LOC131267175 gene encoding transcription elongation factor S-II isoform X2; the encoded protein is MNVEEEVFRIQKKLGKMTSLSDGSGQEQALDLLRELQRLNIDLDILTKTRIGMTVNELRKCSKDDEVISLAKSLIKSWKRFLAGTPPSKDGSKDSKSSSKSSSKSSSKSSDGGGGAGNKKDSDREKESKSKAPPASSMSMQSSNTTDAVRLKCREMLANALRVDGEPPEGCQTPEELGEELEEAIFVEFKNTDMRYKNRVRSRVANLKDPKNPSLRANFVSGAITAQRLAKMTSEEMASDEMKHLRDRFVKEAINDAQLAMVQGTKTDLLKCGKCKKRNCTYNQLQTRSADEPMTTFVMCNECGHRWKFC
- the LOC131267175 gene encoding transcription elongation factor S-II isoform X1, which produces MNVEEEVFRIQKKLGKMTSLSDGSGQEQALDLLRELQRLNIDLDILTKTRIGMTVNELRKCSKDDEVISLAKSLIKSWKRFLAGTPPSKDGSKDSKSSSKSSSKSSSKSSDGSNAGSGGRDGGVMGEKNASGGGGGAGNKKDSDREKESKSKAPPASSMSMQSSNTTDAVRLKCREMLANALRVDGEPPEGCQTPEELGEELEEAIFVEFKNTDMRYKNRVRSRVANLKDPKNPSLRANFVSGAITAQRLAKMTSEEMASDEMKHLRDRFVKEAINDAQLAMVQGTKTDLLKCGKCKKRNCTYNQLQTRSADEPMTTFVMCNECGHRWKFC
- the LOC131267175 gene encoding transcription elongation factor S-II isoform X4, whose translation is MNVEEEVFRIQKKLGKMTSLSDGSGQEQALDLLRELQRLNIDLDILTKTRIGMTVNELRKCSKDDEVISLAKSLIKSWKRFLAGTPPSKDGSKDSKSSSKSSSKSSSKSSDESKSKAPPASSMSMQSSNTTDAVRLKCREMLANALRVDGEPPEGCQTPEELGEELEEAIFVEFKNTDMRYKNRVRSRVANLKDPKNPSLRANFVSGAITAQRLAKMTSEEMASDEMKHLRDRFVKEAINDAQLAMVQGTKTDLLKCGKCKKRNCTYNQLQTRSADEPMTTFVMCNECGHRWKFC